From Echinicola jeungdonensis, the proteins below share one genomic window:
- the istB gene encoding IS21-like element helper ATPase IstB, with amino-acid sequence MNEHNTIEKMKQMRMGTMAELYHKNLTEHLYQDMSADELLAFLVDSEWEYRQNKSIDNLIRQAGFKQAAAATDIDYHNSRNLDRGLFERLLGLAFIKNRTNIILTGATGSGKSYLAQCLGVRACQHRFRTLYYNTARFFDAVRLAKLEGTYHKLLKKLEKTNVLILDDFGLAPMDGQARIALMDIMEDRYEKSSTIIASQIPVSQWHGTIGDDSIADAVLDRLVYSSHRIELEGESMRSKKKLDN; translated from the coding sequence ATGAACGAACACAACACCATTGAAAAAATGAAACAGATGCGCATGGGTACCATGGCGGAACTTTACCACAAGAATCTGACAGAACATCTCTATCAGGACATGTCGGCCGACGAACTGTTGGCCTTTCTAGTGGACAGCGAATGGGAGTACAGGCAGAACAAAAGCATAGACAACCTCATACGTCAGGCAGGGTTTAAACAGGCCGCTGCGGCAACTGACATTGATTACCATAACTCCCGTAACCTGGACAGGGGGCTGTTTGAGAGATTGCTCGGACTGGCCTTCATCAAAAACCGGACGAACATCATCCTTACCGGGGCCACCGGATCCGGGAAAAGTTACCTGGCCCAGTGTCTTGGGGTCAGGGCCTGCCAGCACAGGTTCAGGACGCTTTATTACAATACGGCCAGGTTTTTTGATGCGGTAAGATTGGCCAAGCTGGAAGGTACCTACCATAAACTGCTCAAAAAGCTCGAAAAAACCAATGTGCTCATCTTGGACGACTTTGGTCTGGCCCCGATGGATGGGCAGGCCAGGATTGCCCTTATGGACATCATGGAAGACCGCTATGAGAAAAGTTCAACGATCATTGCATCACAGATACCGGTCAGCCAATGGCATGGAACCATTGGTGATGACAGCATTGCAGATGCCGTGCTCGACAGGCTCGTATACTCCTCACATAGGATAGAACTGGAAGGAGAATCCATGAGAAGCAAAAAGAAGTTGGACAATTAA
- a CDS encoding heme exporter protein CcmB — MWKEITVLVQKEVTLEWRQKYALNGILLYVVSAVFITYLSVGAKQGNLGVPTWNALYWIIILFSSVNAVAKSFVQEHQGRQLYYYTVASPEAIIISKIIYNTLLTLVLAFLGYLVYSIILGNPVQDQGLFMLNLLLGSVGFSACLTMVSGIASKAGNNATLMAILSFPIIIPILLMAIRISKNAIDGLDRGVSADKLLTLLAINAIIGSTAYILFPYLWRS; from the coding sequence ATGTGGAAAGAAATCACCGTACTGGTCCAGAAAGAAGTCACCTTGGAATGGCGGCAGAAATATGCCCTCAATGGGATTTTATTATATGTGGTCAGCGCGGTTTTTATCACCTATCTGAGTGTGGGAGCCAAACAGGGTAACTTGGGTGTACCCACCTGGAATGCCTTATATTGGATCATCATCCTTTTTTCTTCAGTAAATGCAGTGGCCAAAAGTTTCGTCCAGGAACATCAGGGAAGACAGCTTTATTATTATACAGTGGCGTCACCTGAAGCCATTATTATATCCAAAATCATTTATAATACCCTTTTGACCCTAGTATTGGCATTTTTGGGTTATTTGGTTTACAGTATCATTTTGGGTAACCCTGTTCAGGACCAAGGGCTTTTTATGCTCAATCTTTTATTGGGTTCCGTTGGGTTTTCTGCTTGCCTGACGATGGTTTCAGGCATTGCTTCCAAAGCCGGAAATAATGCCACCCTAATGGCCATTCTTAGCTTTCCTATCATCATCCCCATACTTTTAATGGCCATCCGGATTTCCAAAAATGCCATTGATGGACTGGACCGTGGAGTCAGTGCGGACAAATTACTAACCCTGTTAGCAATTAATGCTATAATTGGGTCAACAGCCTATATCCTGTTTCCTTATTTGTGGAGAAGTTGA
- the der gene encoding ribosome biogenesis GTPase Der, with protein sequence MPNIVAIVGRPNVGKSTFFNRLVEERKAIEDNVSGVTRDRHYGHAQWGGKYFSVIDTGGYVTGSDDVYEAEIRKQVRLAVEEASVILFLVDCIDGLTDLDKEFANELRTTNKPLYIVANKADTQEKMLMANEFYELGLGHSRIFPIAAASGSGTGDLLDEVIDNFEDVGEENPDLGIPKIAILGRPNVGKSSFLNALIGKERFIVTDEAGTTRDAINTRYKLFGKDFIITDTAGVRKKSRVKEDIEFYSVMRSMRTLESADVLVIMVDASRGLEAQDVNLISLGIKNNKGIMIMVNKWDLIEKDHKTMDKFKSDMLERLGENKWVPIIFTSVLTKQRIFQAIELAVKVYENKTTKIPTSKLNDKLLPEIDRYPPPAWKGKYIKIKYITQLPTKNPAFAFFCNLPQYLKAPYTRYLENRIREHFDFQGVPVKIVYKKK encoded by the coding sequence ATGCCAAATATAGTCGCCATTGTAGGAAGGCCCAATGTGGGCAAATCGACTTTTTTCAACCGTCTGGTGGAGGAAAGAAAAGCCATAGAAGATAATGTAAGTGGAGTTACCAGGGATAGGCATTATGGCCATGCCCAGTGGGGAGGAAAATACTTTTCTGTGATCGACACAGGCGGATATGTTACGGGTTCTGACGATGTATATGAAGCAGAAATCCGTAAGCAGGTCAGATTGGCAGTTGAAGAAGCTTCGGTTATTCTTTTCCTGGTGGATTGTATTGACGGACTCACCGACCTGGACAAGGAATTTGCCAATGAGCTGAGAACAACCAACAAGCCACTCTATATTGTGGCCAACAAGGCCGATACCCAAGAAAAAATGTTGATGGCCAATGAATTTTATGAATTAGGATTAGGCCATAGCCGTATTTTCCCCATTGCAGCCGCAAGTGGAAGTGGAACTGGGGACCTATTAGATGAGGTGATTGACAACTTTGAAGATGTGGGCGAAGAAAACCCTGATTTGGGTATCCCAAAAATTGCCATCCTTGGAAGACCCAATGTGGGCAAATCTTCTTTTCTCAATGCCTTAATAGGTAAAGAAAGGTTTATTGTGACAGATGAAGCAGGGACCACCAGGGATGCCATCAATACTCGTTACAAATTGTTTGGGAAGGATTTTATCATTACAGATACGGCTGGGGTAAGAAAAAAATCCAGGGTTAAAGAGGACATTGAGTTTTATTCTGTAATGCGTTCTATGAGAACATTGGAATCTGCAGATGTCCTGGTCATCATGGTGGATGCTTCCAGGGGCCTGGAAGCCCAGGATGTCAACCTGATCAGTTTGGGCATCAAAAACAACAAAGGTATTATGATCATGGTCAATAAATGGGATTTGATCGAAAAAGACCATAAGACCATGGACAAGTTTAAATCAGATATGCTGGAGCGATTAGGGGAAAACAAATGGGTTCCCATTATCTTCACATCTGTCCTGACCAAGCAAAGGATTTTCCAAGCCATTGAGCTGGCAGTTAAGGTCTATGAAAACAAAACAACCAAAATCCCTACCTCCAAACTCAATGACAAATTGCTTCCGGAAATCGACCGGTATCCACCGCCAGCCTGGAAGGGAAAGTATATCAAAATCAAATATATCACCCAACTTCCAACCAAGAATCCGGCCTTTGCATTCTTCTGCAATTTGCCGCAATACCTAAAAGCACCTTATACCAGGTACCTGGAAAACAGGATCAGGGAACACTTTGATTTTCAAGGGGTTCCGGTAAAAATAGTTTATAAGAAAAAGTAA
- the ccsA gene encoding cytochrome c biogenesis protein CcsA, producing MRAYWWKVLAVLLLAYTIIAGLLFEVPRLPILNETIRALYFHVTMWFGMILMLAVAVVYSIKYLRTNNLRHDDMAIEFTNAAILFGVLGIITGMLWAKFTWGDYWSGDPKQNASAIGLLMYFAYLILRNSLTDVHQRARIGAVYNIFAFAAFIPLIFILPRLTDSLHPGNGGNPGFNAYDMDSNLRMVFYPAVIAWTLLGAWISTVRVRTKRLERNLEDKLINQV from the coding sequence ATGCGAGCATATTGGTGGAAAGTATTGGCGGTCTTGCTGTTAGCATATACTATTATCGCCGGACTCCTCTTTGAAGTACCCAGATTACCCATTCTTAACGAAACTATCAGAGCCCTGTATTTTCATGTGACCATGTGGTTCGGCATGATCCTTATGTTGGCTGTGGCTGTGGTTTACAGTATAAAATACCTCCGCACCAATAACCTGAGACATGACGACATGGCCATTGAATTCACCAATGCAGCCATCCTTTTTGGGGTATTGGGAATCATTACCGGGATGCTTTGGGCCAAGTTTACCTGGGGAGATTATTGGAGTGGAGATCCGAAGCAAAATGCTTCAGCCATTGGTCTGCTGATGTATTTTGCCTATCTCATCCTGAGAAATTCCCTGACAGATGTCCACCAGAGGGCACGAATTGGGGCCGTCTATAATATTTTCGCTTTTGCGGCATTTATTCCCCTGATTTTTATTTTGCCCAGATTAACGGACAGCCTTCACCCAGGAAATGGAGGCAACCCTGGATTCAACGCCTATGACATGGACAGCAACCTGAGAATGGTCTTTTATCCGGCCGTAATTGCTTGGACCCTGTTAGGTGCCTGGATCAGCACGGTAAGGGTAAGAACCAAAAGACTGGAAAGAAACCTAGAAGACAAACTTATCAATCAAGTATAA
- the era gene encoding GTPase Era — translation MTEKTHKAGFVNIIGKPNVGKSTLMNVLVGERLSIISSKAQTTRHRILGLMNDKDYQIVFSDTPGMLKPKYELHKSMMSFVNLSLEDADVIVFVTDLFETEEEIEEIIEKINAAGVPVLLVINKIDLSKDNKLEEVTQYWTERLKADTVIPISATENFNIEKVLQEILDRLPIHPPYYDKEELTDRPERFFASEIIREKVFTNYKKEIPYSTEVAIDEFKEDNKLIRIRALIFVERSSQKGIIIGDKGSAIKKVGTLAREELEKFFGKKVFLETHVKVEDNWRKNKNKLRKFGYDQ, via the coding sequence ATGACGGAAAAAACACACAAAGCTGGCTTTGTAAATATTATTGGCAAACCCAATGTGGGGAAGTCCACTTTGATGAATGTGCTTGTGGGTGAGAGGCTTTCCATTATTTCCTCCAAAGCCCAAACCACCCGGCATAGGATATTGGGCTTGATGAATGATAAGGATTACCAAATTGTTTTTTCGGATACGCCCGGCATGCTCAAACCAAAGTATGAACTGCACAAAAGCATGATGAGCTTTGTGAACCTTTCTTTGGAAGATGCCGATGTTATCGTCTTTGTTACGGATCTATTTGAAACTGAAGAGGAGATAGAAGAAATCATTGAAAAAATCAATGCTGCAGGGGTTCCGGTTTTATTGGTGATCAACAAAATAGACCTTTCCAAGGACAATAAACTGGAAGAAGTAACCCAGTATTGGACCGAAAGACTGAAGGCGGATACCGTCATCCCCATCTCAGCCACAGAAAATTTCAATATTGAAAAGGTGTTGCAGGAAATTCTGGACCGTCTGCCGATTCATCCACCCTATTATGACAAGGAGGAACTCACGGATAGACCTGAGCGTTTTTTTGCTTCTGAGATTATCAGGGAAAAGGTATTTACCAATTACAAAAAGGAAATCCCTTACAGCACAGAAGTAGCTATTGACGAATTTAAGGAAGACAATAAATTGATCCGGATCCGGGCCTTGATATTTGTAGAACGGTCCAGCCAAAAAGGTATCATCATTGGAGATAAGGGTAGCGCAATAAAAAAAGTTGGAACTTTGGCCAGGGAGGAACTGGAAAAGTTTTTCGGCAAAAAAGTTTTCCTGGAAACCCATGTCAAGGTGGAGGACAACTGGAGAAAAAATAAAAATAAATTAAGAAAATTTGGTTACGACCAATAA
- a CDS encoding SprT-like domain-containing protein → MAANVNRKIFEILDKMAPANAAQYCWDLWHEDPFHLVITRKRKSKLGDFRYNTLRKFQTITLNQDLHSYQFLITYIHEVAHYRAFKKFGTSIKPHGPEWKMEFRKLMSPMLSDLVFPKDILLPLKNHMQNPKASSGVDFWLTKELRKYSNEMGAEKVIYLGELKPGSQFLLRGRIFQKIETKRTRVLCTELDSGQNYLIASHAEVKLQR, encoded by the coding sequence ATGGCAGCCAATGTAAATAGGAAAATTTTTGAAATTCTGGATAAAATGGCCCCGGCCAATGCTGCTCAATACTGCTGGGACCTTTGGCACGAAGACCCTTTTCACCTGGTCATTACCCGGAAAAGGAAAAGCAAATTGGGGGATTTCCGGTACAATACCTTAAGAAAATTTCAAACCATCACCCTCAACCAGGACTTACATTCCTACCAGTTTTTGATCACCTATATTCATGAGGTGGCCCATTACCGGGCATTTAAAAAATTCGGCACCAGCATCAAACCGCATGGTCCGGAATGGAAAATGGAATTTCGAAAATTGATGAGCCCAATGCTTTCTGACTTGGTCTTCCCCAAAGATATTTTATTGCCGCTTAAAAACCATATGCAAAATCCAAAAGCCAGTTCAGGAGTGGATTTTTGGCTGACCAAAGAACTGAGGAAATACAGCAATGAGATGGGAGCTGAAAAAGTCATTTACCTGGGTGAATTAAAGCCGGGGAGTCAATTCTTACTCCGGGGAAGAATTTTTCAAAAAATTGAAACCAAGAGAACCCGGGTACTTTGTACCGAGTTGGATTCGGGACAAAACTATTTAATTGCTTCCCATGCTGAAGTAAAACTTCAAAGATAA
- a CDS encoding CcmD family protein, which translates to MQKWLLVFLLFVSLQVAAQEKKEIKSEDYKNYSVEMADQMREDGKIYVLVGIIAIVMGGLLFYVVSTDKKISRLEREFRE; encoded by the coding sequence ATGCAGAAATGGCTATTGGTTTTCCTGCTTTTCGTCAGCCTTCAGGTGGCGGCACAGGAAAAAAAAGAAATCAAATCCGAAGACTATAAAAATTACAGTGTGGAAATGGCCGACCAAATGCGTGAAGATGGCAAAATATATGTCCTTGTAGGCATTATAGCTATTGTTATGGGAGGGCTTTTGTTTTATGTAGTCAGCACAGACAAAAAAATTTCCAGACTGGAAAGAGAATTTAGAGAATAA
- the serS gene encoding serine--tRNA ligase — translation MLQVNYIRDHFDQVLEGLRKRSLPDAEFKLKQVLDTDKKRKDTQAERDQLQAESKTISKQIGMLMKDGKKEEAEKVKARTAEIKGQIKSLEETYNSAEEELKQLLYNIPNVPHNSVPAGNTEDDNEVVLENGVAPTLYDGKKPHWELIKEYDIIDFDLGVKVTGAGFPVYKGKGARLQRALVNFFLDEALQQGYNEVQPPILVNEDSGYGTGQLPDKEGQMYQATADNLYLIPTAEVPITNLYRDVILQEKDFPIKNTAFTPCFRREAGSWGAHVRGLNRLHQFDKVEIVQISHPDHSYQALEDMSSYVQGLLKKLELPYRVLRLCGGDTGFTSALTYDMEVFSAAQEKWLEVSSVSNFETYQANRLKLRYRGEDKKIHLAHTLNGSALALPRIVAAILENNQTEKGIKMPEVLVPYLGFEWIN, via the coding sequence ATGCTACAGGTAAACTATATTCGAGATCATTTTGACCAAGTTCTGGAGGGCCTTCGAAAAAGAAGCCTTCCGGATGCAGAATTTAAATTAAAGCAAGTTCTCGATACCGATAAAAAAAGAAAGGACACCCAAGCAGAAAGGGACCAGCTTCAGGCCGAATCCAAAACCATTTCCAAACAAATTGGCATGTTGATGAAGGATGGTAAGAAGGAAGAAGCAGAAAAGGTAAAAGCCCGAACAGCAGAAATCAAAGGGCAAATCAAAAGCCTGGAGGAGACATACAACTCTGCAGAGGAAGAACTCAAGCAGTTATTATATAATATACCCAATGTCCCCCATAACAGTGTTCCTGCCGGAAATACCGAAGATGACAATGAAGTGGTCCTGGAAAACGGAGTTGCACCCACCTTATATGATGGAAAAAAGCCCCATTGGGAACTGATAAAGGAATATGACATTATTGATTTTGACCTTGGCGTAAAGGTTACCGGTGCAGGCTTTCCGGTTTATAAAGGCAAAGGAGCCCGCTTGCAAAGGGCCTTGGTCAACTTTTTCCTGGATGAAGCACTTCAACAAGGTTATAATGAAGTGCAACCTCCCATATTGGTTAATGAAGACAGCGGATATGGAACCGGGCAATTGCCTGACAAAGAAGGTCAAATGTACCAAGCCACGGCAGACAACCTATACCTGATTCCTACTGCAGAGGTACCTATTACCAACCTTTACCGTGATGTCATCCTTCAGGAAAAAGACTTCCCAATCAAAAACACGGCATTTACTCCATGTTTTAGAAGGGAAGCAGGTAGTTGGGGTGCCCATGTTCGTGGCCTGAACCGACTGCATCAATTTGATAAAGTGGAAATAGTCCAAATCAGTCACCCTGATCATTCTTACCAAGCATTGGAAGACATGAGCAGCTATGTGCAAGGTTTATTGAAAAAATTGGAATTGCCTTACAGGGTTTTAAGGCTTTGCGGTGGGGATACAGGGTTCACTTCTGCTTTGACTTATGATATGGAAGTTTTTTCTGCAGCCCAGGAAAAATGGCTGGAGGTAAGTTCTGTCAGCAATTTTGAAACCTATCAGGCCAATAGGCTTAAATTAAGGTACAGGGGAGAAGATAAAAAAATCCATTTAGCCCATACCCTAAACGGAAGTGCCCTGGCTCTTCCGAGGATTGTTGCAGCTATTCTGGAAAACAACCAAACAGAAAAAGGGATTAAAATGCCTGAAGTTTTGGTGCCCTATCTGGGATTTGAATGGATCAATTAA
- the istA gene encoding IS21 family transposase, which yields MAGQRIDIMDLRSLITFKQKGLSNRKVADLLGVNRKTVDSYVRRFRDLSLGYGELLSLDGKDLQELFTETGQTEKERYEHLSGCFPHIDGEMKKPGCTLQVLWKEYISQNPEGYKYSQFTWHYRQWKKRNNASGKLSHRAGEKLFVDFCGKKLHYVDRRTGEQIAVEVFVGVLPCSQYTYIRAVPSQKREDFISCLVYCLGWMGGVPYAVVPDNLKSAVDKASKYAPVLNKTFSDFGLHYGCALDPARPYSPQDKSLVERSVTLVYQRIYYPLGNHTFFSLEELNAAIAEKLEEYNDYLLSHGQGSRRSQFLDIEKEFLQPLPKSIYSIRYYKKATVQKSSHVYLGEDKNYYSCPYRYMGKSVELQYNRNTVEIFYRQERIASHKRASRQGQYITIGEHMPSNHQYYNDWSPEYFDRRAQKVGPNTQEYIGTLIGQYTYPEIGYKQAQGILSFLKSYGQERLERACKRALGFEKASYHTLERILKNKMDLEELPPAKDHLTPGHKNIRGSYS from the coding sequence ATGGCAGGACAAAGAATAGACATCATGGATTTAAGAAGTTTGATCACCTTCAAGCAGAAGGGGCTTAGCAACCGAAAAGTGGCAGACCTATTGGGCGTCAACCGAAAGACCGTTGACAGTTATGTCAGGCGTTTCAGGGATCTTTCCCTTGGGTACGGGGAACTGCTCTCCCTTGACGGCAAAGATCTACAGGAACTTTTCACCGAGACAGGGCAGACCGAAAAGGAACGTTATGAGCATCTCTCGGGGTGTTTTCCCCACATCGACGGGGAGATGAAAAAGCCCGGCTGTACCCTGCAGGTACTGTGGAAGGAATATATCTCCCAAAATCCGGAAGGCTATAAATACAGCCAGTTCACCTGGCACTACCGGCAATGGAAGAAGCGCAACAACGCCAGTGGCAAGCTGTCCCACCGTGCCGGGGAAAAGCTTTTCGTGGACTTTTGCGGAAAGAAGCTGCACTACGTTGACCGCCGGACTGGGGAGCAGATAGCCGTAGAGGTTTTTGTTGGTGTCCTGCCCTGCAGCCAGTACACTTACATAAGGGCGGTGCCCAGCCAAAAACGGGAGGATTTTATCAGCTGTCTGGTCTATTGTCTGGGCTGGATGGGCGGGGTACCCTATGCCGTCGTCCCTGACAATCTCAAATCAGCAGTGGACAAGGCCTCAAAATATGCCCCGGTCCTCAACAAGACCTTTTCGGATTTTGGCCTCCATTACGGCTGCGCCCTTGATCCTGCCCGGCCCTATAGCCCGCAGGACAAATCACTCGTGGAGCGTTCGGTCACCCTGGTCTACCAACGGATCTATTACCCCTTGGGCAACCATACCTTCTTCAGCCTGGAGGAGCTCAATGCGGCCATTGCAGAAAAACTGGAGGAGTACAATGACTACCTGCTCAGCCATGGACAGGGCAGCAGGCGAAGCCAGTTTTTGGACATCGAAAAGGAGTTCCTGCAGCCCCTTCCCAAAAGCATCTACAGCATCCGTTATTATAAAAAGGCCACCGTCCAGAAATCCTCCCATGTTTACCTGGGAGAGGACAAAAACTATTATAGCTGTCCCTATCGCTATATGGGCAAGAGCGTGGAGTTACAGTACAACCGGAACACCGTGGAGATATTTTACCGTCAGGAGCGGATCGCATCCCACAAAAGGGCTTCCCGGCAAGGCCAGTACATCACCATCGGGGAACATATGCCCAGCAACCACCAATACTACAATGACTGGAGCCCGGAATACTTTGACCGGAGGGCACAAAAAGTTGGTCCGAACACCCAGGAGTATATCGGAACGTTGATCGGCCAGTACACCTATCCCGAAATCGGCTACAAACAGGCACAGGGGATTCTTTCCTTCTTGAAAAGCTATGGACAGGAGCGTCTGGAAAGGGCCTGTAAACGGGCACTGGGCTTCGAAAAAGCCTCCTACCATACCCTTGAAAGGATACTTAAAAACAAAATGGACCTCGAGGAACTGCCTCCTGCCAAGGATCATTTAACCCCGGGTCACAAGAACATCAGGGGCTCCTACAGCTGA
- the rho gene encoding transcription termination factor Rho encodes MYNIEELKIRLLSELKEIAEELGVKNYKSLKKDDLIYAILDQQAITPEKALPKKKPSKSEEEKSEEKPAESKKEEESPKPKAEKKPKFKRQNVADPSKAKEEEKTSVSNSKNGPKKDAGKEKPAKPSAENKKEKVFASNAEDENRPRAFRPRKKALVDEEAMRVATEGGDAEADHPKRKNIKDQEDTPSNGKRKYASAVKDFDGIIENEGVLEIMSDGYGFLRSLDYNYLASPDDIYVSPSQIKLFGLKTGDNIKGQIRPPKEGEKYFALLKVGTVNGKTTEEIRDRIPFEYLTPLFPEDRLELTTKADNFSTRIVDLFAPIGKGQRGMIVAQPKTGKTVLLQKIANAIAENHPEVHLMILLIDERPEEVTDMARSVRAEVVSSTFDEQAERHVKVSSMVLEKAKRMVECGHDVVILLDSITRLARAYNTVVPSSGKILSGGVDANALHKPKRFFGAARNVENGGSLTIIATALVETGSKMDEVIFEEFKGTGNMELSLDRKLSNRRIYPSIDVPGSGTRREDLLMEKEEMQRVWILRKLMSDMTSQEAMEFLLQRMKGTRDNAEFLISMNG; translated from the coding sequence ATGTATAACATCGAAGAACTTAAAATCAGATTGCTATCTGAATTAAAGGAGATAGCAGAAGAATTGGGAGTAAAAAACTACAAGTCTCTCAAAAAAGATGACCTGATTTACGCCATCTTGGATCAACAAGCAATCACCCCTGAAAAAGCCCTCCCAAAGAAAAAGCCTTCCAAATCAGAAGAGGAAAAATCTGAAGAAAAGCCTGCAGAGAGTAAGAAAGAAGAGGAATCTCCCAAGCCTAAGGCAGAAAAGAAACCTAAGTTTAAGCGCCAAAATGTGGCGGATCCGTCAAAAGCCAAGGAGGAAGAAAAAACTTCCGTTTCAAATTCTAAAAATGGTCCTAAGAAGGATGCTGGTAAGGAAAAGCCTGCAAAACCATCTGCTGAGAACAAAAAAGAAAAAGTTTTTGCCAGCAATGCGGAAGATGAAAACAGACCAAGGGCTTTCCGGCCAAGGAAAAAGGCTTTGGTAGATGAGGAAGCCATGCGGGTGGCCACTGAGGGAGGAGATGCAGAAGCTGACCATCCAAAAAGAAAAAATATCAAAGACCAGGAGGACACTCCTTCTAATGGAAAAAGGAAATATGCTTCAGCCGTAAAAGACTTTGATGGAATAATTGAAAATGAAGGAGTGCTTGAAATCATGTCTGATGGGTATGGCTTCCTGCGCTCATTGGATTATAATTATCTGGCTTCTCCAGATGATATTTATGTGTCGCCCTCTCAAATTAAACTTTTTGGCTTAAAAACCGGAGACAACATCAAAGGGCAGATCCGTCCCCCAAAGGAAGGAGAAAAATATTTTGCCCTTCTGAAAGTTGGCACCGTTAATGGTAAAACTACCGAAGAAATCCGGGATAGGATTCCTTTTGAATATTTGACCCCTCTTTTTCCTGAGGATAGGTTGGAGCTGACTACCAAGGCGGATAATTTTTCCACCAGAATTGTGGATTTGTTTGCTCCTATAGGAAAAGGGCAAAGAGGAATGATCGTTGCCCAACCCAAAACCGGTAAGACGGTGTTGCTGCAAAAAATTGCTAATGCCATTGCCGAAAACCATCCTGAGGTTCACTTGATGATCCTTTTGATAGATGAAAGGCCGGAAGAAGTTACCGATATGGCTAGATCAGTTCGGGCAGAAGTGGTTTCCTCTACTTTTGATGAACAGGCCGAACGTCATGTAAAAGTTTCTTCCATGGTATTGGAAAAGGCCAAACGTATGGTAGAATGCGGTCATGATGTAGTAATTCTTTTGGATTCCATTACCCGTTTGGCAAGAGCATACAATACAGTGGTTCCGTCCTCTGGTAAAATCCTTTCCGGTGGGGTGGATGCAAATGCTCTCCATAAACCAAAACGTTTCTTTGGTGCTGCCAGAAATGTTGAAAATGGAGGTTCTTTGACCATTATTGCAACGGCACTGGTAGAAACAGGTTCCAAAATGGATGAGGTGATATTCGAAGAGTTTAAAGGAACGGGTAATATGGAATTGAGCCTTGACCGTAAACTTTCCAACCGAAGAATTTACCCTTCTATCGATGTACCAGGTTCCGGAACCAGAAGGGAAGACCTATTGATGGAGAAGGAAGAAATGCAAAGGGTCTGGATCCTAAGAAAGCTGATGTCGGATATGACCTCTCAGGAAGCCATGGAGTTCCTATTGCAAAGAATGAAAGGTACCCGGGACAATGCCGAATTTTTGATCAGTATGAATGGGTAA
- a CDS encoding cytochrome c maturation protein CcmE domain-containing protein, whose translation MKKGHLLGLGIIAVAIVIIITSIGDASSYENFSTAKEMALNGDDESIHVVGELQKDASGGVTGLEVSEDKTSFTFMMVDKEGTVQQVYYNEPVPADFTRSEQVVVIGSYKTESMFVAEKILMKCPSKYQENQVTEAS comes from the coding sequence ATGAAAAAAGGACATTTACTAGGGCTTGGGATCATCGCCGTCGCCATTGTAATCATCATCACTTCCATTGGTGATGCCAGCAGTTATGAAAACTTTTCCACAGCCAAAGAAATGGCACTAAATGGAGACGATGAATCCATCCATGTGGTTGGTGAACTTCAAAAGGACGCTTCCGGAGGGGTTACTGGCTTGGAAGTAAGCGAGGACAAAACTTCCTTTACATTTATGATGGTTGACAAAGAAGGTACTGTACAGCAGGTATATTACAATGAGCCCGTGCCTGCCGACTTCACCCGTTCGGAGCAGGTGGTCGTAATCGGTTCCTATAAAACTGAATCCATGTTTGTCGCAGAAAAAATCCTGATGAAATGTCCTTCCAAGTATCAGGAAAACCAAGTGACAGAAGCTTCCTAA